One part of the Rattus rattus isolate New Zealand chromosome 14, Rrattus_CSIRO_v1, whole genome shotgun sequence genome encodes these proteins:
- the Fam217a gene encoding protein FAM217A codes for MGRKSNESCSANPHSSSISQENLSQWNLDAEDLFDENESFLSEKDGVAGGKTNKNHLESPAEQLVLQLTVSEHAHSRSQNNNQGVFQLWSSPVNKGSTTDKREFKNSSVETGFSAANSPKLFTLNHLLASILGLTDSKQVITYPGRSMPAGLCWPYADGDFLKDRNEFHIKWFSTMENNNGDSLSASNWNFKYRNSSVEENVTDESDLSESEKMNDSLLSYFKKMDLNLKPETIEHVERAFTEEANQVSVYADFLPAPFNSMDLHRFAFSKCESWKTTVDPPESSIERLIMRLLELERLQHLTIQRERPKLQSTFCSSMFSMAERPSSSKAITLKARPPKIPETPTLQTSSVDKNRDKRKNNSGSGKPEQNVPKWSLSTAGKCKSNSRSLLKCPSTSKQCAMAHDDVKNPKNSILNPCQDPPPKPTTTTQAIQPMIKVVSTRCLPPRSPMPVSPIPLSFPENPREEVKVPRTKKKCHRKSILQNRPFHVQKRNCLSPSLIARGKCSPTDQK; via the exons atgggaagaaaaagcaACGAGAGCTGTAGCGCCAACCCGCATTCGTCAAGCATCTCCCAGGAG AATCTCTCTCAATGGAACCTGGATGCAGAAGACCTCTTTGATGAAAACGAAAGCTTCTTATCTGAAAAGGATGGTGTGGCAGGTG GCAAAACTAACAAG AACCATCTGGAAAGTCCAGCAGAACAGCTGGTTTTGCAGCTGACCGTATCAGAGCATGCTCACAGTAGATCACAG AACAATAATCAAGGGGTATTTCAGCTATGGAGTTCTCCTGTTAATAAAGGAAGTACCACAGATAAAAG agaattcaAAAACTCTTCCGTGGAAACTGGCTTCAGTGCAGCCAACAGTCCCAAGCTCTTCACTCTAAACCACTTATTAGCAAGTATTCTGGGTTTGACAGATAGCAAGCAAGTCATTACTTATCCCGGTCGGTCAATGCCAGCAGGTCTGTGCTGGCCTTATGCCGATGGAGACTTTCTTAAGGATAGAAATGAGTTTCATATTAAGTGGTTTTCAACTATGGAAAACAACAATGGTGACTCTTTATCTGCTTCAAATTGGAATTTCAAATACagaaacagcagtgtggaagaAAATGTCACAGACGAGAGTGACTTATCCGAAAGCGAGAAAATGAATGACTCTCTGCTCAGCTACTTTAAAAAGATGGACCTGAACTTAAAGCCAGAGACGATAGAACACGTGGAGAGAGCTTTCACAGAGGAAGCAAACCAAGTGTCTGTATATGCCGACTTTCTCCCTGCCCCTTTCAACAGTATGGACCTGCACAGATTTGCCTTCTCTAAATGTGAAAGCTGGAAGACAACAGTGGACCCTCCAGAAAGCTCCATCGAGCGTTTGATAATGCGTTTATTGGAACTGGAAAGATTACAACATCTGACCATACAAAGGGAGAGGCCAAAGTTACAAAGCACTTTCTGTAGCTCCATGTTTTCAATGGCAGAACGACCCTCTTCCTCTAAAGCCATTACACTGAAAGCCAGGCCGCCAAAGATTCCTGAAACACCAACTCTCCAGACCTCCAGCGTAGATAAAAATCGAGACAAGAGAAAAAACAACTCTGGTTCTGGCAAGCCAGAGCAAAATGTTCCCAAATGGAGCTTGAGCACTGCTGGCAAATGTAAGTCGAACTCTAGATCGTTGCTAAAATGTCCATCCACTTCAAAACAGTGTGCTATGGCTCATGATGACGTAAAGAATCCCAAAAACTCAATTTTAAACCCTTGCCAGGACCCCCCACCCAAGCCTACTACTACTACCCAAGCAATTCAACCAATGATTAAAGTGGTTTCAACAAGATGCCTTCCACCGAGGTCCCCGATGCCAGTTTCCCCTATACCCCTGTCCTTCCCTGAAAATCCAAGGGAAGAAGTTAAAGTGCCAAGGACCAAAAAGAAATGTCACCGAAAAAGCATACTACAGAATAGACCTTTCCATGTTCAGAAGCGAAACTGCTTATCACCCTCACTTATAGCCAGGGGCAAGTGCTCACCCACGGACCAAAAATAG